AAATGACTCTTCTGCTACAGTAAATGCGATATGCGTATATGATTCTTCTATCTCACGCCGAGGAATTTCCTTCTCCATATTAAGCGCAATCCACAACCCATTTAAATCAAAGTAAGCCGTTTTTTCTCCTTCTACCAACAGAGTTGCCCCCAGAACCTGTTCATAAAATTTAATAGACATAGGTAAATCAGATACAGAAAACGTAATATGGTTAATCCCTTGTATATCCACAATCCCACTCCCTTTCAATAAATAAATACGATTGAAACCACCGATTCGTTTCACAAAACAAACATGTTAGCAGGTATAACTCGCATATACTTCCTTCAATAATAGCGTTTACCGTTAAGGAGGAATTCGTTATGAAAAATCCTGCTGTTCTCCCGGTGTTAATTGGAGCTATTGCACAGGCCTTGTTAAATCTATATATAATGGTGTGGACCGTTATCGGGTTTTGGTTTGCATTCTTTTTAGGAGGCTCTTCTTTTTTCCTCTCAACTGACACCCAATGGTTACCAGACACAGAAACCAATGAATTCTTGCAATTCATTAGTACAATGGCCATCTTATTTATGATTTTTGCTGGCATCTTTCTTGTTATAAGTTTAACAACAAACGTATTATCGTTTCTTACAGTCCATTACATGCGAATTGGGCAGCATGTGTCCAGAACCTATACATTTCTAATCATTGCTGCAATTATTCAGTTGGTCTTCGGAATGCTGACATTATTTGAACCAATCACCTGCTCCTTATTCTTTTTTACGGCTTTATGCTATTTGACGGGTATTTTTCTTTTCTATTACACAATGAACCGATCGAAAGAAGAACAACGCAAATAAATGAAAAGAGGCTCCTTATAAAGGAACCTCTTATTTCTTTATCCCATTATGTGATACCCCGAGTCGACGTAAATCACTTCTCCTGTTACGCCTCTAGATAAATGACTAAGGAGAGAAAGGGTCATATCCCCTACTTCTTCTTGAGTTACGTTCTTCTTAAGTGGTGCTTTTTCTTCGATATGCCGAAGAATTTCATTGAAAGAGGGTACTCCTTTAGCAGCAAGTGTCCGGATCGCACCCGCCGATACAGCATTCACCCGTATTTGATCCTCGCCTAAGTCTGAGGCTAAGTATTTCACCGTTGCCTCGAGAGAAGCTTTGGCAATCCCCATCACATTGTACCCTTCGACAACACGCTCTGCCCCTAAGTAACTCATAGCTATAATAGAGCCACCTTCCGTCATAAAAGGGCGACTCGCTTTCGCTACAGCTATTAAGGAATAAGCACTTGTATCTTGTGCGAAAGCATATCCGCTTCGACTTGTCTCAATAAAATCTCCTTTTAAATCTTCGGAGTGGGCGAAGGCGATGGAATGAACAATTCCATGGATTGTACCAACCTGATCACCAATACTCTGAAACGCTCCTTGAATACTTTCATCCTCATTAATGTCACACTGCACGATATGTGTCGCCTCTAGCTGTTCATTCTCAAGAATCTTTGTAAGCTTCTTAAATGATCGTTCCTTACGATAAGTAAAGATAACATTAGCCCCTGCATCAAAGAGGGATTTCGCTACCCCCCAAGCGATACTACGCTCATTTGCCACTCCCATTACTACGAAATTCTTATTGTTAACCTTTAGCAGATCTTTACCTTCCATTGCATTCGCTCCTATTATCAGATATTGAATTCTATTCTCTATATTTTCCTATAACTCTATTGAACTGGCAAGGAAGGCTTATAATGAAGACGCTGCTGTGATAAAAGGCCAGATTGAAGGTACTTATCCGAATCACTTATCGCCTGGAGAGTTGTTCTGTTAGCGTTAGGTTCAAGCGTTTAGTAATGAACCAGTGTAATGTAGCCATAAAAAAGCGCTTTTCTTCTAATCAAGAAAAACGCTTCATGTTACAGGTGATTTGATTTTATTCTCGTACCCCATAATGGCCTTTCGTCTCACATAAGAATGGGGATCATTTACCGCCACCTGATGCAATAAATTTTGAGCTTGTTCTTTATAAACCTCCATCTTCCCTAATCCATAAGAAATTTGCCATCTTGCTTCATAGTCAGGGTAAGCAGGAAACGTTAATGCCCTATAGGCAAGATGCAAGAGTTGGTCAGGATGATTGATTAATTCTTGTATGATGTGCCCCTCTTTATGATCTCTCGCTAATATATATAATACATCGGTAGTGACTTTAGGGCTCCATTTTTCAGCAGGTAAACGATGAATCATCATGTCAGCGGCATTCCATATATCCAGCCATTGTTCATATTCTGATTCCCATTCCCCGTATGGTCCCCGGTCAATTGCCCATATTTTAAAGCTTCTAATCTCGTGCAAAAGTTCAAAGGTATACTCGCTATGCACCTAATCACTCCCATTTCTAGTTCAATAGTCCTCATTTACCCTTGCTCCTTAGAGTAAAACCTATATTTTTACTTTTTCACGAAAACATTCTCTACCTATTACTTTTGGAAGTAGGAAAGTTTGAGTAAGCCATATCCCAGAAACCCTGACACGGAAGACTTATTCTGGAACATCTCACTCAACAAAAAATAAGGTCTCTCCACATATAAAATAAAAGCCCAGGCCTATGGCCCGGGGCTTTCGTTATAATGATTTTAGCTTTTCTACAACTTCAGATGGTTCTACTCGATCTTTGTAATCTGCTTTTGTATATTCATAAGCAATCGTTCCATCCTGATTAATAATATAGGTAGCTGCAACAGGCAACGTCCATGTATCATCACCATTATGCTTATCTACTTCTAGACCTTTTTCTTTATACACATCTACGAGGTAGTCAGGCAACGGATAAACTAAGTTAAATTGATCAGCTACTTTATTACCTACATCGCTAAGAACATGATAGTTTAGTTCATTTTTCTCTGCAGTGGTTAAAGATTGGTCAGGAGTTTGAGGGCTAATGGCAATCAATTTTGCACCTTGGTTATGGATCTCTTTCATTAGTTGTTGGTATGCGCGAAGTTCCATATTACAGTAAGGGCACCAGCCACCGCGATAGAAGGTAATGATTACAGGCCCGGACTGTAACTCTTTGTATAAATCAACAGATTCTCCCTTGGCGTCAGGCAGTGTAAAGGCTGGAGCGTTTTCTCCAACTTTCAAACCCTTACCCAGGTCAGACGCCTCAAGCTCATCAATAGCTTGTTGCATTTTACCTTGAGTCTCGATTGAAGCATTCGCTTTAAATTTAGCAATATACTCATCATACTGTTTCTGCATGTTTGTTCCCATGAAAATCACCTCCAAAATCAGTATAAGTGAAGTACCTAGAAAACAACATGAAAGTGCTCCTACGATCCGATTACCTTCTCTTGTAAAGATTAGGGAAAATAATCCCTATAAAAATAATAACCACTCCGATCCACTGTATAACCGTTACCCTTTCACCCAAGACAAACATTGATAACCCTACTGCTACAGGCAGTTCTGCTGAGCCTAGTATACTTCCAAGGGTTGCTCCTATTTTTGGCATACCATAAGCAAAAAGAAATGGTGGAATCACCACCCCAAACAATCCAAGCATAATTCCGTACGTCCCTAGCGATAGGAGTGAATCCCCCCCATTCAAATTCATAAGAGAAGGAAGGAAAATGACGAGAACTGCAAGGGTACTCCCAGTCACCATATAATAGCTTCTTTGAACAGGGGGAAGGGCCGGAAGAATGCTAGCGTTCGTAAAAATAAATAAAGAAAAGGACACCGCCGCTAGCAGGCCATAGACGATCCCTATCAGATCAGCACCGATTAGACCTCCATGAATGATCCCACTCGCCATAAGGGTCCCAACAAATAAAATCATCACGCTCATGGCTTTCCCTTTATCAGGCGTTCTCTTAAAGAACAAATAGTCTAAAACAATTCCAATCCACACAAACTGAAAAAGTAAAATGATCCCAAGAGAAGCTTCGACCTTTACAAGCGCCAAATAATAGAACACCCCGACGAGGCCTGTTGGAATTCCAGCAAGCATTAACTTTCCTTTATCTTGATACGAAATCTTTTCTTTTCTTCTTGAGAAGAAGTAACAAACGAATAAAATAAACCATCCTATCAGAAATTGTCCAACAGTCACCACCGAAGTCTTTGCACCTGCTTGATAAGCAAGTTTGACGATTGTCGATAATACCCCGTAGGAACAAGAGCCGATGAAGACGGCCAACATATACCTCAGCATATCGTACCCTCTTTTCTACACAGATAGATGCACAACTCTTCGTCTTATTCATGAGTTGTGCATCTGCATGCATGTCTTATTCAATTGCACCTGAAACATCATATGGGGTTAAATCAATTCCTGAAGAATAACCTAAAGCTAAATTAGCTAATTCAAACCCTAGATAAGGACCGCTCGTGAGCCCAGAGGCTCCAAGCCCGTTTGCTACCAAGAGATTGTTCACTCCAGGTACAGCACCTATAACGGGCAGAAATCCAGGTGTGTATGGACGAAAGCCAACGCGACTCTCAACAAATACTCCTTCTTTTAAACCAGGAGCAATGGGTAATACTTGTGAGAAAATATCATGAAGACCTCCGGCTGTGACCTGATCATTAAAATCCTCATTTTCCTCATGTGTAGCCCCCATCACAATTCTCCCCTGATCAAATGGAAGTATATATTTATTCGTAGGAGGCATAACCACGGGCCAATCGCCCGTTTCTTTAACCGGCAGACCGACATGAGCAATTTGAGCCTTTTGAGATGAGACAAGGAAGCGAACCCCTAAAGGTTCTAACATCTCTTTGGACCAAGCTCCTCCGGTAACCATCACCTTTTCCCCAGATAGGAATTCATCATTTACGGTAACACCCGTCACGGTCGCCCCTTCATAAGAAAGGGTAGCATCCCCATATTGAATACGTGCTCCTCTTTTCTCAGCGGCCTTAACTAACGCATTTCGAAGCGCTCTACCGTCCACTCGTGCGCCGCCACTCACATAAACCGCTCCATATTCATCAGAAAGCGGAGGAAACATAGATTTCGTTTCTTCCCGACTCAACTTCGTAATCTCACCTATTTCCGGTGCATCTTCACGTCGTTTCTTCGCTAATGTGACGATTTTATCCAGTTTCGCCTCTTCTGTATGAAGCTTAAGAGCTCCTACACGCTTATATCCTGTATCAGATTGTCCATCTTGTTCTAAATCTCGAACTAACTCAGGGTAATACCTGGCTCCATTTTTCACGAGCTGATACCAAGCTTTATTCCTGCGCTGAGAAAGCCAAGGACAGACCATACCAGCCGCGGCATCGGTAGCTTGTCCAGA
The nucleotide sequence above comes from Pontibacillus chungwhensis. Encoded proteins:
- the fosB gene encoding metallothiol transferase FosB, producing MDIQGINHITFSVSDLPMSIKFYEQVLGATLLVEGEKTAYFDLNGLWIALNMEKEIPRREIEESYTHIAFTVAEESFQDVVAHLKSLDVRMLKGRKRDELDKKSIYFTDPDGHKFEFHTGTLEDRLSYYRQEKENMRFYT
- the fabI gene encoding enoyl-ACP reductase FabI; this translates as MEGKDLLKVNNKNFVVMGVANERSIAWGVAKSLFDAGANVIFTYRKERSFKKLTKILENEQLEATHIVQCDINEDESIQGAFQSIGDQVGTIHGIVHSIAFAHSEDLKGDFIETSRSGYAFAQDTSAYSLIAVAKASRPFMTEGGSIIAMSYLGAERVVEGYNVMGIAKASLEATVKYLASDLGEDQIRVNAVSAGAIRTLAAKGVPSFNEILRHIEEKAPLKKNVTQEEVGDMTLSLLSHLSRGVTGEVIYVDSGYHIMG
- a CDS encoding peroxiredoxin-like family protein; the protein is MGTNMQKQYDEYIAKFKANASIETQGKMQQAIDELEASDLGKGLKVGENAPAFTLPDAKGESVDLYKELQSGPVIITFYRGGWCPYCNMELRAYQQLMKEIHNQGAKLIAISPQTPDQSLTTAEKNELNYHVLSDVGNKVADQFNLVYPLPDYLVDVYKEKGLEVDKHNGDDTWTLPVAATYIINQDGTIAYEYTKADYKDRVEPSEVVEKLKSL
- a CDS encoding EamA family transporter; this encodes MLRYMLAVFIGSCSYGVLSTIVKLAYQAGAKTSVVTVGQFLIGWFILFVCYFFSRRKEKISYQDKGKLMLAGIPTGLVGVFYYLALVKVEASLGIILLFQFVWIGIVLDYLFFKRTPDKGKAMSVMILFVGTLMASGIIHGGLIGADLIGIVYGLLAAVSFSLFIFTNASILPALPPVQRSYYMVTGSTLAVLVIFLPSLMNLNGGDSLLSLGTYGIMLGLFGVVIPPFLFAYGMPKIGATLGSILGSAELPVAVGLSMFVLGERVTVIQWIGVVIIFIGIIFPNLYKRR
- a CDS encoding NAD(P)/FAD-dependent oxidoreductase, which gives rise to MKSYIVVGSGILGASTAYHLAKQGARVTLVDRQDSGQATDAAAGMVCPWLSQRRNKAWYQLVKNGARYYPELVRDLEQDGQSDTGYKRVGALKLHTEEAKLDKIVTLAKKRREDAPEIGEITKLSREETKSMFPPLSDEYGAVYVSGGARVDGRALRNALVKAAEKRGARIQYGDATLSYEGATVTGVTVNDEFLSGEKVMVTGGAWSKEMLEPLGVRFLVSSQKAQIAHVGLPVKETGDWPVVMPPTNKYILPFDQGRIVMGATHEENEDFNDQVTAGGLHDIFSQVLPIAPGLKEGVFVESRVGFRPYTPGFLPVIGAVPGVNNLLVANGLGASGLTSGPYLGFELANLALGYSSGIDLTPYDVSGAIE